GATAATTTTTTCACAACAATACCCACTGGGATAGTTACGGGGTATGCCGTAGGAAAAATGCGTAAAGGGTAAATAATTTTTCATGGGGTACCTCAAAATCCACAAGCCCGTCCCATAAATCTGGTGTTGGTTCATCCGACGACAAGTTACCAGAACCCCATCACCCGAAGACTTAACAGTACCTGAGCTTTCGAAATGGTTACACCGGTAAATTAGTGCGGGGGGTGGGATTCGAACCCACGAAGGCCTGCGCCACAGGATCTCCCATCGCATGCTTCTTACGATCTTAAGTTTGGCCCTAGGCTTAAAAGCCTAGACCTGCCCCTTTGACCTGACTCCCATCTAAACCGTGGTGGTTTAGGCCTCGGGTACCCCCGCTGAAAAAGGATTTCGCTCACCTATTATTTAAGGGTCTCGCAGACGCTTTCTATTAACTTACCGCAGGCATAACATTTCAAGTTCCGCGACAACTCAGCGCAAGCAAACCATTAGCCTAGGTTATTAGTATAAAATGAAATGAAGTTTCTAACGTCATTTTATTCGATACCCGTTACTTTGAATTTTATTCTTTTAAGAGCTTCAGCCTCCCCCAAAGGCTCCCCCTTCTCATTTTTACTCCTTCTTTATCTTCTCCGAAACTTTGTTTACCATCTTCTTTACTAAATTTAAAGCCTCCCGAGCGTCTTTTTCTGTATATGTTTTGTAGGGAACCGCGGGGCTTGCCAGCGCGTCAGGGTACCGGGTGGGGATGTAATACCTATCCAATATTTTTCCATACTCGATAAATTCTTCAAAATCTTTATCGTATTGGGAGCAGATTCTAGCGAGCTCTTGAATCGAATGTTCCCAGATTGCGCGCCTCCTATGGTAGATTATGAACGCCTTAAGCGCCACCTGCGCGGTTTGCTCCGCCATAAAGCAAGTATCGGAGTAAAAATTTGCTTTGAAGTTGTGCTCAGCGACTTTAAGGTTATGCTCCGCCTGTTCAAGCCATCTTAGAGCATCTTCTCTGTTTAGCTTCATCGCTTTTTACCCTCCTTCTCCTCATATACGATCCTCCCGTCTTTTGAAACCTCTTCTATAAACGGATTCCCCCCCTCCACCATCTCCTGAAATTCCCTAGGCGTATACACGAACACGTCTACCTTTCCCAGATCGTTGTCTATCAATTTCGCCACTTCGATCAACCTTTCCATAAACCTCTTATTCGTTTTTTTTATCACCACGAAATCCAAGTCGCTGTACTCATCCACCTCTGCCCTCGCGTAGGAGCCAAAAACAATGATTTTTTCAGGTTTGTATCGTTTGAGACACTCCACAACCCTTTCAAATCTGTCCATTTCAACACCTCTTAAATGAGATATAAAGCGTAGATCCGCGATAGTGAGGTTTTAACGAATCAGACATCGAAACGACTTGGGAGGAACCCGTTCTACTCAGCAATATGGTTAAGCGGACGCTTTCCAAGACACCTAACCTTCAAGCTTTTCCTACATGATTGTTAAAGAATCTCCCCATTTTACTTTATGGTTCGCGGTAGACCCTGCATCCCAACGGAGGAGGGGTGGAGGCTTACCCTTTTCAGTGCAAAGCCCTTTCAGCCTCGTTTGGATCCTTCAAGCCCATGGATGGAGTGGTTAGCGCGTATCATACGACAATTAACGAGCTGCGTGGTAATGGATTCGAGTAGTGTTAGGCCAGCGGCGTGTAGCTGGGTCTTGAGGGGATGATCCTTTACGAGCTTCCATGAGGCGCCATCCTAGTGAAAAGTGGCTGAGCGAAGCATGGAAGCTGGGTTTCAGCCATGGAGAAGTTGGGGAAAAGCTTTTCATCTACGTAGTCGGCTGGAAGGTGGGTGGAAAGGGCTGAAACTTTCTTTTAGAAGAGGAAACTTTATATTTGATGAGGGCGCCTTCCTTTTTGCGAGGGGTCTTGATGACCGGCGATCTAGTTTGCCTATGATAAGGCAGACGTGAACAAACTCTTCCCCACCAGAACAGTTTCTTCTAGAAGTTTAAGGGTCGGCAACACTCCTTTAAAGCGGGTTTACGGTGATCGAAGCCTGGGGATATACGCTAAGCTTGAATGGTATAACCCCTTCGGATCCGTGAAAGACAGGGCAGCCTACTACATGATTAGGAGCGCCGAGGCGCGGGGGGATCTTAAGCCTAGGCACACCGTTGTGATCGAGCCCACCAGCGGGAACACTGGCATTGCTTTGGCTGGGATCGCTGGAGCGTTAGGCTACGAGGTTGAGGTTGTGGTCCCTTCTCAGGTGAGCGTTGAAACAAAGATGCTTCTAAGACGGATGGAGGCTAGGGTCTGGGAGGCTGAAGACGATTTATGCCCGAGGGTTGGCCGGGGAACAGATCAAGCCATAAGCTTGGCCCACGGGTTGGTGAAAAGCTATGAAGGCAGATATTTTATGCCCAATCAATATGAGAATCAAGACAACGTGAAGGCCCATTACGAGACGACGGGCCCTGAGATCTGGAGGCAAACAGGGGGCAGGGTAACCCACTTTGTGGCCGGTGTGGGAACAGGAGGCACCATAGTAGGGGTGGGGAAATTCCTTAAAGAAAGAAAAAGCGAGGTGAAGGTTTACGCGGTAGAACCCATGCCAGGCCATAACCTTCAGGGCCTCAGAAACCTACAGGAGTCTGACACGCCTAAAATCCTTGAGGAGGGAATGGACGTTATAGACGATTGGATAAAGGTTTCGGACGACGACGCGTTCAAACGCGCTTGCGAATTGTTCGCGGATAAGGGGGTTCCCGCTGGGCCTTCATCAGGCGCCGCCTACTATGGGGCCTTAACAATCGCGGAGAACGTGAAAAAAGGCTTCGTTGTCACCGTTTTCCCCGACAGCAGACATCGACATGAAAGCACATTTAACAAATGGATCAAGGGAGAGCTTAAACGCGGAAAATGACGTATTCACGAGTAAAGCATGGCTGTGTGAACAATATGGTTCACGAGAACCCCATCGAGATTTGCTGGAGGATTTACCGTTAAACCGTCCTCGACCTTTACCAGACTTTATAGATTGGGTGATTCTTCACCTTTGGGGTCACGCCGTATCTTTTGTTAGTGTAGGCTATTAGGGCGTCGACTAGGCCGCAGACTGGGAAAACGCGTTCAGCCTCCCTTATAGGCCCGTAGAGGACGAAGTTTCCTCCGTTGAGCTGGACAACCGCGTCCACGGCTGAGTCGCAGGCCTGATACGCCGTGTCACCGTACTTTTCTTTTCCTTTTGTCCATGTGGTTGAGGCGTTGCAGGGCCCGCAGCCCGCGGGTAAGCCGAGTTCACTTTTCACCAAGTAGACGGCCTTGGCGGCCAACCCAACGCTGGCCAAATCGAGAACAGCCGTGTCCACAAGAATGTTCACTATTCCCGCTCGATGAGCCAGATCCACCAACCCTTCCCTCCCTTCATAGCCTTTTAAAACCTCTATCCTGCCTTCAGGCCAAATCTTCTTCATGGAGAAAGCCAGCAACATGGAGGATTTAACGCCTATCTCCTTGATGGCTTTAACCTCCTCCACTCCCGTATGCTCGTCTATGGAGTTGTATACAGCTCTACCCATCAGCCCCACTTCAGCCGCATGCTTCGCGGCTGGAATCCTCACCGATGGGGAGGGCCCATCTATCAGGAAGGGCTGATCCGTTACGTCGGCGATGAAATCAACGTACTTAATCAAAGCCTCAGCATTTGAGCCCACTACATCCAACATGTGAGGGTTACCCACCTTATCTGAAAGCTCCTCTGTCCTATTGATCAGCGCTTCAGCCTCGCTCTTCTCGAATTCGCCTGTTAAATGATTCTTCACTATTTTATGTCCGCTGTAGAATATGGATCCTATCAGAACGGTTGGGTATTCACCTGGCTGACCACCCACCGTCACCCCAGACCCTATTTCGAAGACCTGCTGCTCCCTATCAAACTTCAGCAACTCAACCTCATCTCTAGAGGAAATATAAAAACGCTTCACATTTATTTATGTTTGTAAAGACCGTTTTTCAGCGGAGAACCATGCTGGATGGAGAGGACTCGAAGATAGAAGAATAAATAAACGTTGCTTTTAGGCTTGTGATATGAGTTTCTTCGTGTATTTGCAGGCGAGTCGACATTATTTGCCCATGGTTTCCATCTCCGCCACGTTGTAGTTTTCATCCCTTTCTTAGGATCATATCTCTTAGGAGTGGTAACCTTTACACCCTATCTTCTTAATTTCATGGACGAACGCGGGGGTTTACCCGATTCTAGTGTTTTCAAAAGTGGACCCCAAATAAACTTGATAGCACCAGAAATATTAATATAAATCTATCGCTTCTCTATCTGTGTCCATTCTTTAACTTGATCACTAATTGCTTTATCGATTAACTGTTTTTCCCTGTTTACCACCATATTTTTTTTACCGGTTTTTGGATAAGTAGTGGAGTTAAATATCGGATCGCTTTTTCCGCCCCATCTTCAGCCGACATTATTGGGTCCTCATGCTCATAAGATAGAACCGAGTTATAGCCCACTTGAATAAGGGCGGTAATCAGCTTCTTCCAGTTTAAATCTCCCCATCCAACCGTTCGATATCTAAACCCTCGATCGATCTTATCCCAAGTCCCTGTGCAACAAACGCCTGATCTCGATAGATAAGGTGTTACAATCTCGATATCTTTAGCATGGCAGTGGTATATCCTATCGCGATGAGTATATATGGCAAGCACTGGATCTATACGTTGCCAGTAATATTCACATGGATCAAAATTTATTCCCAATGATTTGTTAGGCACCTCTTCAAACATACGTTGGGCTGTCTCAAGATTATAAGCCATATTTTGGGGATGGACCTCATGCGCGATCTTTACATCGTGGTCTAAAGCGAAATCTGAGAGCTCACCCCAAACTTCTTTAAATTCCCTCCAACCGTATTCCCATACATCTACATTTGTTGGAGGCCAGCTAAACCATGCGCTCCAGTCTGGGCATCCAGTAAAACCTACGACGACGGGTACGTCTAGGGCTTGAGCTGCCTCTACGGTCTTTTTAAAATGATCATTAGCTTTTCGTTTCTTTTCAGGGTCAGGTCCAAGATGCCATCTTTCATGATCGCTTAGAGCAGATATTGAT
This DNA window, taken from Candidatus Bathyarchaeia archaeon, encodes the following:
- a CDS encoding HEPN domain-containing protein, whose protein sequence is MKLNREDALRWLEQAEHNLKVAEHNFKANFYSDTCFMAEQTAQVALKAFIIYHRRRAIWEHSIQELARICSQYDKDFEEFIEYGKILDRYYIPTRYPDALASPAVPYKTYTEKDAREALNLVKKMVNKVSEKIKKE
- a CDS encoding nucleotidyltransferase domain-containing protein, with amino-acid sequence MDRFERVVECLKRYKPEKIIVFGSYARAEVDEYSDLDFVVIKKTNKRFMERLIEVAKLIDNDLGKVDVFVYTPREFQEMVEGGNPFIEEVSKDGRIVYEEKEGKKR
- a CDS encoding cysteine synthase family protein, translated to MNKLFPTRTVSSRSLRVGNTPLKRVYGDRSLGIYAKLEWYNPFGSVKDRAAYYMIRSAEARGDLKPRHTVVIEPTSGNTGIALAGIAGALGYEVEVVVPSQVSVETKMLLRRMEARVWEAEDDLCPRVGRGTDQAISLAHGLVKSYEGRYFMPNQYENQDNVKAHYETTGPEIWRQTGGRVTHFVAGVGTGGTIVGVGKFLKERKSEVKVYAVEPMPGHNLQGLRNLQESDTPKILEEGMDVIDDWIKVSDDDAFKRACELFADKGVPAGPSSGAAYYGALTIAENVKKGFVVTVFPDSRHRHESTFNKWIKGELKRGK
- the mtrH gene encoding tetrahydromethanopterin S-methyltransferase subunit H, whose translation is MKRFYISSRDEVELLKFDREQQVFEIGSGVTVGGQPGEYPTVLIGSIFYSGHKIVKNHLTGEFEKSEAEALINRTEELSDKVGNPHMLDVVGSNAEALIKYVDFIADVTDQPFLIDGPSPSVRIPAAKHAAEVGLMGRAVYNSIDEHTGVEEVKAIKEIGVKSSMLLAFSMKKIWPEGRIEVLKGYEGREGLVDLAHRAGIVNILVDTAVLDLASVGLAAKAVYLVKSELGLPAGCGPCNASTTWTKGKEKYGDTAYQACDSAVDAVVQLNGGNFVLYGPIREAERVFPVCGLVDALIAYTNKRYGVTPKVKNHPIYKVW
- a CDS encoding sugar phosphate isomerase/epimerase gives rise to the protein MFYDKPLKKVLRYVSRLGYESVEIPSKDYSSFDEWNPSPHMNVDDVLKGGATKYKNLIKKFKLSISALSDHERWHLGPDPEKKRKANDHFKKTVEAAQALDVPVVVGFTGCPDWSAWFSWPPTNVDVWEYGWREFKEVWGELSDFALDHDVKIAHEVHPQNMAYNLETAQRMFEEVPNKSLGINFDPCEYYWQRIDPVLAIYTHRDRIYHCHAKDIEIVTPYLSRSGVCCTGTWDKIDRGFRYRTVGWGDLNWKKLITALIQVGYNSVLSYEHEDPIMSAEDGAEKAIRYLTPLLIQKPVKKIWW